The following proteins are encoded in a genomic region of Brachypodium distachyon strain Bd21 chromosome 1, Brachypodium_distachyon_v3.0, whole genome shotgun sequence:
- the LOC100838970 gene encoding zinc finger CCCH domain-containing protein 50 — MGDLPDPARAQVAGGGRRDKLAALLELAAADDVDGMREALELAGEEAAELADEVGLWYGRSKAYEPRTPLMVAATYGSARVVSLLLGLSGYVDVARRPGVDGFTALHCAASGGSSNAVPVVKMLLDAGADLATPDCAGRFPADVIRAPPASPDALGDLEMLLGRRRALAVATSAASGASSPPLSSSPDDEGNRSPSSLSPITVDRGKKEYPVDPTLPDIKSSVYASDEFRMYAFKVRPCSRAYSHDWTECPFVHPGENARRRDPRKHPYTAVPCPNFRRPGGCPSGDNCEFSHGVFESWLHPTQYRTRLCKEGAACARRICFFAHDEEELRHVPHNSGAGLLSPRATSSIDMSAAAQLGLLQGSPRHFGPPPGSPSAGSNGGGTAPHWLQGSRLRSSFNARDATAEDLGMLLDWESQYLGALCLPSSSRPQPRLSTGLSVRPTAIAPSTLEDMYASDLAMSPRFTNDQAHSVYSPAHKSAMLNKLHQQKGLLSPVNTNRLYSPRGLDPSALVHSPIGGMSPRSPRVMEPTSPLSARFGASHTQREMFEQFASLNKHQLPSTGSPRNSNSSWGNMGSPMGKVDWGVDGDELVRLRRPEQSGLAEKEPDVSWGQSPNGRRGEMLGNAGGLASGSTNRTDWNNQADLLDQTAIGAWLEQHMDQK; from the coding sequence ATGGGCGACCTTCCTGATCCCGCGCGTGCGCAggtcgcgggcggcgggcggcgggacAAGCTGGCGGCGCTGCTTGAgctcgcggcggcggatgaTGTTGACGGGATGAGGGAGGCGCTTGAACTGGcaggcgaggaggcggcggagctggcCGATGAGGTCGGCCTGTGGTATGGCCGGAGCAAGGCTTACGAACCGCGGACGCCTCTGATGGTCGCGGCCACCTACGGCAGCGCACGGGTCGTCTCGCTGCTGCTCGGCCTGAGTGGCTACGTCGATGTAGCCCGTCGCCCCGGCGTCGACGGCTTCACCGCGCTTCACTGCGCCGCCTCAGGGGGCTCCTCCAACGCTGTTCCGGTCGTCAAGATGCTTCTGGACGCTGGCGCCGACCTGGCCACCCCCGACTGCGCCGGCCGCTTCCCGGCCGACGTCATCAGAGCTCCTCCTGCTTCGCCAGATGCCCTGGGAGATCTCGAGATGcttctcggccgccgccgtgcgctTGCCGTGGCTACCTCGGCGGCGTCTGGAGCGTCTTCCCCGCCGCTCTCGTCCTCACCAGATGACGAGGGCAACAggtcgccgtcgtcgctgTCTCCTATCACCGTGGATCGGGGCAAGAAGGAGTATCCCGTGGATCCGACGCTGCCAGACATCAAGAGCAGCGTCTATGCCTCGGACGAGTTCCGCATGTACGCTTTCAAGGTGCGTCCGTGCTCCCGTGCTTACTCCCATGACTGGACCGAGTGCCCCTTCGTGCACCCTGGCGAGAATGCCCGCCGCCGTGATCCTCGTAAGCATCCGTACACTGCGGTGCCTTGCCCCAACTTCCGGCGCCCCGGTGGCTGTCCTAGTGGCGACAACTGTGAATTCTCCCATGGCGTCTTCGAGAGCTGGCTCCACCCGACACAGTATCGCACCAGGCTCTGCAAAGAGGGAGCAGCCTGCGCCCGCCGCATCTGCTTCTTTGCACATGATGAAGAGGAGCTCCGCCATGTGCCTCACAATAGCGGTGCTGGTCTCCTATCTCCCCGTGCAACTTCATCTATTGATATGAGTGCAGCTGCCCAGCTCGGGCTTCTTCAAGGATCTCCCAGGCACTTTGGGCCACCGCCTGGGTCACCATCTGCTGGGAGCAACGGTGGAGGTACTGCTCCTCATTGGCTTCAAGGTAGCAGGCTGCGTTCTTCTTTCAATGCAAGAGATGCTACTGCTGAGGATCTTGGCATGCTCCTCGATTGGGAATCACAGTACCTTGGAGCACTTTGTCTCCCATCCAGCAGCCGTCCCCAACCCCGCCTTTCTACTGGCCTTAGCGTCAGACCAACAGCAATCGCCCCATCTACCCTTGAAGACATGTATGCTTCAGACCTAGCAATGTCGCCAAGGTTCACTAATGACCAAGCTCACTCAGTCTACTCACCAGCTCACAAATCAGCCATGCTTAACAAGCTTCATCAGCAGAAGGGTCTCCTCTCACCAGTTAACACCAACAGATTGTACTCACCAAGGGGTCTTGATCCATCAGCGCTTGTCCATTCTCCAATCGGTGGCATGTCTCCTCGGTCCCCTCGGGTTATGGAGCCAACATCGCCCCTAAGTGCTCGTTTTGGGGCCTCTCACACTCAGCGTGAGATGTTTGAACAGTTTGCCTCCCTGAACAAGCACCAGCTGCCATCCACGGGTTCACCACGGAATTCTAACTCTTCATGGGGCAATATGGGTTCCCCAATGGGTAAGGTTGACTGGGGTGTTGATGGTGATGAGCTGGTTCGCCTGAGACGCCCTGAGCAATCAGGGCTTGCAGAAAAGGAGCCGGATGTGTCGTGGGGACAGTCACCGAATGGCCGGAGGGGTGAAATGCTGGGCAATGCAGGCGGCTTAGCTTCTGGATCGACGAACAGGACAGACTGGAACAATCAGGCTGATTTGTTGGATCAGACTGCAATTGGTGCTTGGCTTGAGCAGCACATGGATCAGAAGTGA
- the LOC100838066 gene encoding HVA22-like protein k: MAALLAPAISGEVGLRLLLAPLSSNVVVRTASCAVGIGLPVYSTYRAIEKKDQDEKERLLLYWAAYGSFSMVEVFADKLISSVPLYYHVKFAILVWLQFPSNGGSKHVYRRYLRPFFLKHQAKIDRILNIMSKELTKFVSNHEDEIRFVENLAIRGATTASYIVNGVDQPGQPEEVNTAEGPNSTATEEADTPRGETRA; this comes from the exons GTGGGTTTACGGCTTTTACTGGCCCCATTAAGCTCTAATGTTGTCGTCCGCACAGCCAG TTGTGCAGTGGGCATTGGTCTACCTGTATATTCTACTTACAGGGCCATAGAAAAGAAAGATCAAGATGAGAAAGAGCGTTTGCTCCTTTATTGGGCAG CATATGGATCTTTCAGCATGGTGGAAGTTTTTGCTGATAAGCTTATTTCAAG TGTTCCTCTTTATTACCATGTGAAATTCGCTATCCTTGTGTGGCTCCAGTTCCCTTCAAATGGT GGATCAAAGCATGTGTACAGAAGATACCTGCGGCCGTTTTTCCTGAAGCATCAAGCAAAAATTGATAGAATTCTGAATATTATGTCCAAAGAACTT ACGAAGTTTGTGAGCAACCATGAAGACGAAATCCGTTTCGTAGAGAACTTGGCTATCAGAGGTGCTACAACAG CAAGTTATATAGTAAATGGTGTCGACCAACCTGGACAACCAGAAGAAGTTAACACAGCCGAAGGCCCGAATTCAACTGCTACGGAAGAAGCCGACACACCGAGAGGCGAAACTCGAGCTTGA